In Maridesulfovibrio sp., a single genomic region encodes these proteins:
- a CDS encoding cache domain-containing protein, which produces MSKISPLHSVAVKTTLLIVVALSLEGLFFSLFTNHSLEKFIESSSAEYRVEIENGEKSKLHDSVELAYGVIKSYYDRSQNLEALKEQEAANLKRIIDTVTTQVNSIYQRFDGILPPEVIRERIKAVVEDAKYDGNNYIWIHDMNNRMVVHPNKSLVGKDLSGLKDPAGTLVIAQMTDLVKKKGEGTASYLWPRPGEKKAKQKISYVKLIPELGWVVGTGSWVEDITAQMKQEALAQIAKMRLGDDKYFWINDYGPRMVMHPLKPGLNGKDISSVKDSKGKNLFVEMVDEVKNNNGEGFVKYWWDNPATGKEAPKISFVKEFKPWGWIIGMGVYVDNIDTVVTRQRDSFDAAISSIEMDTTIFDLIFIVIAAAICILVIRQGLNKPLANLVDFSSRIATGDLESSLSGKFKGEMETLKVSLEHMVRTLKNKIAEANKLSEQSRQETLKAQEASEEAQKAKDEAERAKVKGMHEAADLLEGLVSDLSTAFSELSALVQEVTHGTENQQQRVSETAVAMEEMNATVMEVARSAAQAAESADLTRKNAEDGSEIMDKSVEAILTINSQTTELQTNMNELGTQAEAIGSVMNVITDIADQTNLLALNAAIEAARAGEAGRGFAVVADEVRKLAEKTMDATREVGEAINNIQRGTAGNIDRVKNVGIAMDKASDFANESKNSLGQIIENVASTSDQVRSIATASEQQSHTSDEINRAVDDIKLVSGDTAEGMTQASLAIDELAKLSLDLQELITKLRDTE; this is translated from the coding sequence ATGTCAAAAATTTCGCCTCTGCATTCTGTAGCAGTGAAAACAACTCTACTCATAGTCGTGGCCCTGAGTCTTGAAGGATTGTTTTTTTCACTGTTTACAAACCACAGTCTGGAGAAATTCATTGAATCCAGTTCGGCGGAATATCGTGTCGAGATTGAAAACGGGGAAAAGAGCAAGCTGCACGATTCTGTCGAACTGGCATACGGGGTAATCAAATCCTACTATGATCGCTCTCAGAACCTTGAAGCTCTCAAAGAACAGGAAGCTGCAAATCTCAAACGGATAATCGATACTGTGACCACGCAGGTTAATTCCATATATCAGAGGTTCGACGGAATACTGCCGCCGGAAGTGATAAGGGAAAGGATCAAGGCCGTAGTCGAAGACGCGAAATATGACGGCAACAACTACATCTGGATTCACGACATGAATAACAGGATGGTGGTCCACCCGAACAAATCCCTTGTGGGCAAGGATCTGTCCGGCTTGAAGGACCCCGCGGGAACCCTTGTAATCGCCCAGATGACCGATCTGGTCAAAAAGAAAGGTGAAGGGACGGCCTCCTACCTCTGGCCGCGTCCGGGAGAAAAAAAGGCCAAGCAGAAAATTTCCTACGTAAAACTCATCCCTGAACTGGGCTGGGTTGTAGGGACAGGCTCATGGGTGGAAGACATTACCGCCCAGATGAAGCAGGAAGCCCTTGCTCAGATAGCCAAAATGCGCCTTGGGGATGACAAGTATTTCTGGATCAATGATTACGGTCCGCGCATGGTTATGCATCCTTTGAAACCCGGACTGAATGGTAAAGACATATCCTCTGTTAAGGACAGCAAGGGGAAGAACCTGTTTGTTGAAATGGTAGACGAGGTCAAGAACAACAACGGAGAAGGCTTTGTCAAATACTGGTGGGACAATCCTGCCACCGGTAAGGAAGCTCCGAAAATTTCTTTCGTCAAGGAATTCAAACCCTGGGGCTGGATCATTGGAATGGGAGTCTACGTGGACAACATAGACACCGTAGTTACCCGCCAGCGGGATTCATTTGATGCGGCAATCAGCAGTATTGAAATGGACACAACCATCTTTGACCTGATCTTCATAGTTATTGCTGCCGCAATATGTATTCTGGTTATCCGCCAGGGCCTGAACAAACCATTGGCTAATCTGGTTGATTTTTCATCCAGAATTGCAACAGGAGACCTGGAAAGCAGCCTGTCCGGAAAGTTCAAAGGAGAGATGGAAACCCTGAAGGTATCCCTTGAACACATGGTCCGGACTCTCAAGAACAAAATTGCCGAGGCAAACAAGCTGAGCGAACAAAGCAGGCAGGAGACATTAAAGGCTCAGGAAGCAAGTGAAGAAGCGCAAAAAGCAAAGGATGAAGCGGAAAGAGCAAAGGTTAAGGGCATGCACGAAGCAGCGGACCTGCTTGAAGGGCTTGTAAGCGACCTTTCAACCGCGTTCAGTGAGCTTTCAGCCCTGGTGCAGGAAGTGACCCATGGCACAGAAAACCAGCAGCAGCGTGTATCCGAAACCGCCGTGGCCATGGAAGAGATGAATGCAACTGTCATGGAAGTTGCGCGAAGTGCGGCTCAGGCAGCTGAAAGTGCGGATCTGACCAGGAAGAACGCCGAAGACGGTTCCGAGATTATGGACAAGTCGGTGGAAGCTATCCTGACTATAAATTCCCAGACAACCGAACTGCAGACCAACATGAACGAGCTCGGCACTCAGGCCGAGGCTATCGGCAGCGTCATGAACGTCATTACCGATATCGCCGACCAGACCAACCTGCTGGCCCTCAATGCCGCAATTGAAGCAGCCAGAGCAGGGGAAGCCGGACGAGGATTTGCGGTTGTCGCCGACGAAGTCCGCAAGCTGGCTGAAAAGACCATGGACGCGACAAGGGAAGTAGGGGAAGCAATAAACAATATCCAGAGAGGAACGGCAGGGAACATAGATCGAGTGAAGAATGTCGGCATAGCCATGGACAAGGCTTCCGACTTCGCCAATGAATCGAAAAATTCTCTGGGGCAGATAATTGAAAACGTGGCTTCCACATCGGACCAGGTCCGCTCAATCGCCACAGCTTCCGAACAGCAGTCACACACCAGTGACGAAATCAACCGGGCCGTGGACGATATAAAACTGGTGTCCGGCGATACGGCTGAAGGAATGACTCAGGCCAGTCTGGCCATAGACGAACTTGCCAAACTGTCCCTGGACCTGCAGGAACTGATAACCAAACTCAGGGACACCGAATAA